The segment TTTGACTCCCGTGAAGATCAATACCGTGCTGATGCGCGGGGTGAACGATGACGAGGCGCCGGCCCTGCTGCGGTTCGCGCTGGACCATGGCTATCAGTTGCGCTTCATCGAGCAGATGCCGCTGGATGCGCAACACCAGTGGGACCGGCACGAGATGGTCACCGCGGAGGAGATCCTCGCGGCCCTCGAGCCGTTCGGCCTGCAGCCCGACAATGTTTCACGTGGAACAGCGCCGGCTGAGACCTGGCTGGTTCCCGGACACATCGATGCGGCGGGGGAGCCGGCCCGGGTCGGCGTGATCGCGAGTGTGACGCGTCCGTTCTGCGGCGATTGCGACCGCACCCGGCTTACCGCCGACGGTCAGGTCCGCAACTGCCTGTTCGCGACCGAGGAGAGCGACTTGCGCAAGTTGCTGCGCGACGGTGCGCCGGACGGTGAGATCGCCGAGGCCTGGCGAGTCGCCATGTGGGGCAAGCGCGCCGGTCACGGCATTGATGACCCGTCGTTCCTGCAGCCCGCCCGTCCCATGTCCGCCATCGGAGGCTGACCGTGCTCACCGTGCGCTACTTCGCGGGTGCCCGCGCGGCCGCCGGCGGGACCTCGTCGGAGTCTGTTGCTGCCGGGTCCCTCGACGAACTCACCCAGGTGCTGGTCGAACGGCATGGTGAGCGGCTCGGGCTGGTGCTCAAGGCGGCCAGCTTTCTGGTCGACGGCCTGACCTGCCACGACCGTCAGGCAGCTCTGCCGGGCGGCGCGACCGTGGACATCCTGCCGCCGTTCGCGGGCGGCTGATTTGTCGTACCCCTCCGGCAGCATGCTGGCATGCCCGTTCACGTCGCCAGCCGCCGCCGGAAGCCGGAGTCTGTCCGCGCTGCGTACCCAGAGGCCACGATCGTCGACGTGACCTCCCGGGGGCCGGAGCCATGGGTGCGGCTGAGCCCGTTCTATCCGCACGGTGGCATTCCGGTGCCGCTGAGCGCGGGTGCCGTCAGTGCATCTGTTGAGGGCATCTGGCAGGCGCTCAAGGTGTTCGAGCAAGCCGACGTCGATCCGTCGAAGCTCGCGGTGACGAGCATGACGGGGCTGAAGCGCACGGTCCGGCGGTTCGGTCCGGTGCGAGGGCATCGCGCCGGGCTGCTCGGTGAGGCCCTGCTCGGGTATCAGGAGGCACGGCAGCAGATCTATCTGCCGGCGTACCGGTGGATGCTGGAACACCGAGCTCAAGAGCTGGTGGAACGGCTGCGGGAGATGGCCGGTGGCGATCTGGTGCTGCTGGACTACACCACCAACGGGGACCTGGCGGATACCTCGAGCCCGCTGTCGCATGCTGCTCTCATCGCGCGCTACATCGCAGGCCGGTGGCCGGGGTGAGGCCGGGTAGGCCGGGCGGCCAGGTGAGGCCGGTGGTGGCCCGGTCGGGCCGGTGGCCCGGCCAGGGCGGTGGCCCGGCCAGGGCGGTGGCCCGTCGGCCAGGGCGGTGGCCCTGCGGCCAGCGCGGTGGCCCGGTCAGGCTGGTGGCCCGGTCAGGTGAGGGCGGTAGTCGGGATGAGGCCCGCCTGGCCGGTTTGGGATCAGTCGCCGCGGCCCTCCCAGGTTGTCACGCAGGCCTCGTTGCCCTCGGCGTCGGCGAGTACCCAGAAGGCCGGCGCACGATCGGCCGAGACCAGACGCCCGCCGGCTGCCAGGGCGGCCTCGACCCGGGCCTCGGCCACGTCATGCGGGACGGCGATGTCGAAGTGGATGCGGTTCCGCTGCGGCCGCGGCGCATCCATCTGCTGGAACCAGACCACCGGCGAGAGCCCGAGCGGGTCGATGATCGTGCCATCGCCGCCCGGCTTGTCGACGTAGGCGAGGACGGCCTTCCAGAACGGGCGGATCGCGGCGATGTCCAAGGCGTCGATGGCGATATCGAGGATCTGCAGCTGCCCCAGGTCGAGGTCAGGATCGGCAGCGTCGTGCAGCGCCGCGGACATCCGGTCGGCCGGGGCCGGGTTGGGGATGTCAGCTTCGTGCGGCGCCGCGGACATCTGGCGGGCCGGGTCCAGGTTATGGGTGGCAGCGTTGTGCAGCGCCGCGGAGATTTGGTGGGCCTGGGCGACGTCGCGGGCGGTCAGGGTGGCGATGGTGCGGGTCTGCAGGGTGAGCATCACCCGGTTGGGGCGGAGGTCCACGTGTAGGTGGTCATCGGCGTCGCTGCCGCAAGCCTCGACGGCGGCCGCCGCGACCTCGGCGGCCCGGCGCAGCGAGTCGACGGGCACCGCCGTTCGGAGCGTGCCGAGGACGAGCCGCCATCCGTGATCGCTGACGGCCTCCGATGCCTGCCGCCGGTTCAGCCTGCGCTCCGCGGTTGCCGGCCGGTCCGGTCGCCCGTCCGCCGATTCGAGCGCTCCGGGCTCCGGGTCGGGCGGTTTCTGATTCACCCGGACAGGGTGGCAGAAACGTCGGCCCGGACGCAGTCCCCGAGCAGTTGAGCAAAGCTGAGACAGGCCTGAGAGGCACCTGCGGTGAGTCGGGGACACTGGTTTCCGGCAAGCTGTTACACGCGCGGCCGGAGCGGCCGTTGGGGGAGGGTTTTCGTTGGGCTTCGTCGCGGTGGTCCTGCTGATCATCGGTCTGATCCATTTGTACCTGTGGAAGCGGCTGGTCCGCGACCCCCTGCGGCCCGGGTGGGGACGCCGCGTCGGCACGGCGTTGATCGTGCTTTTCGCTCTGTCGGTGCCGGTGACTCTGATCGGCGTCCGCAACGGCCATTTCCAGTGGCTCTCGTGGCCCGGCTACCTGTGGATCGCGGTCATGTTCTACCTGCTGGTGACGCTCGCGGTCCTGGAACTGCCACGACTCGCCGCGGTCCTGCTGTGGGCCAACCGTGGGCGTACCCCCAAGGAAGCGCAGCCAGCGACCGCCGCAAGCAGCGCCGCCCCGGCCGGGACGAGCGAAGCCGGGCTGAGCAAAGCCAGGCTGAACGAAGCCGTGCCGGTCGGTCCGGCCTCAGACATCAGCGACGCTGATGGGACCAGCCGATCCATCGCGGAGGCTGAACCAGGCGACGCCAAGACCGACGAAGGCATCAACCGACGGCTGCTCCTGGCCCGCGGCACGGCCATCTTCGCCGGTCTCACGGCGGCGAGCGTGACCGGGTACGGCGTGAAGACCGCAACCGGCGCTCCCCAGATCGACCGGGTGCAGATCCCGCTGGCCAAACTCCCCCGAGCGATGGACGGCACCCGGCTCGCGGTCGTCTCCGACATTCACATCGGCCCGCTGACCGGCGTCAACCATGCCCGGCGGATCGTCCAGGTGATCAACTCGGTGGACGCCGATCTGGTCTGCGTCGTGGGCGACCTGGTCGACGGCAGCGTTGCGGAGCTGGGCGAGTTCGCCGCCCCGCTGGCCGGCATCGAGTCGCGGCGCGGGGCTTTCTTCGTGACCGGCAACCACGAGTACTACTCGGGCCACGAGCAGTGGATCGACGAGGTCGCCCGGCTCGGGCTGCGTCCGCTGCGCAACGAGCGGCTGGAGATCGAGGGCCTGGACCTCGCCGGGGTGAACGATCTGAACGGCGAGGAACACGGCGACGCCCCCGACTTCGCCCGCGCCCTGGGTGACCGGGATCCGAGCCGCCCGGTCGTCCTGATGGCGCACCAGCCGGTGGCGGCGAAAGAGGCCGCACCTTTCGGTGTCGACCTGCAGATCTCCGGTCACACCCACGGCGGTCAGATGGTGCCGTTCAACTTCCTCGTGAAGTTGCAGCAACCGGTAGTCTCCGGCTTCGGAGAGGTGGACGGCGTGCCGGTGTACGTGACCAACGGCGCGGGGTTCTGGGGTCCACCGGTCCGGGTCGGCGCACCCCCGCAGGTCACGGTCATCGAATTGCGTACGGCGTAACCCATCAAGATCGGTAAGTGTGTTTGAGCGTGGCGATTCGTGGTGGCACCGACGGCCGTGACAGGATGCGGGGCGTGGGAGTGACCGCTGATGCATATGTCGCGGACCTCCACATTCACTCGCGTTATTCGCGGGCCTGCAGCCGTGATCTGACGCTGCCCAACCTGGCCTGGTGGGCGCGGCGCAAGGGAATCGCGTTGCTCGGCACCGGCGACTTCACGCATCCGGCGTGGTTCGAGCACCTCAAGGAGAGTCTCGAGCCCGCCGAGCCGGGCCTGTTCCGGCTGGCCGATGAGAAGCCGGTGACGAAGCGCCTGCCCGGTTCGCTGCGCGGCACCGACCCGGCCCGGTTCATGCTCAGCGTGGAGATCTCGACGATCTACAAGCGGGACGATCGCACCCGCAAGGTGCACCACCTGCTGTACGCACCGGACTTCACCTCGGTCGAAAAGATCAACACCGCACTGGGCCGGATCGGCAACCTGACCGCCGACGGCCGCCCGATCCTCGGCCTGGACTCGCGGAACCTGCTCGAGATCACCCTGGAGGCCGGCGGCTATCTGATCCCGGCGCACATCTGGACGCCGTGGTTCTCCGCGCTCGGCTCGAAGTCCGGCTTCGACGCGATCGCCGACTGCTACGCCGACCTGGCCGAGCACGTCACGGCTGTGGAGACCGGCCTCTCCTCGGACCCGGAGATGAACTGGCGGGTCTCCAGCCTCGACCGGTACCGCCTGGTGTCGAACTCCGACGCGCACTCACCGGCCGCCCTGGCCCGCGAGGCCACCCTCTTCACCGGCACCCCGGACTACTTCGCGGTCAAGGACGGCGTCGGCCTGGCCGGCACGCTGGAGTTCTTCCCGGAAGAGGGCAAGTACCACGCTGACGGCCACCGCGCCTGCGGCGTCAACTGGGAGCCTTCGAAGACACGCGCCGCGAACGGTCGCTGCCCCGAGTGCGGCCGGCCGCTCACCGTCGGCGTGCTCAGCCGGGTCGAGGACCTCGCCGACCGCCCGCTCGGTTTCCACAAGGACACCCACGTCGAGCACCTGATCCAGCTGCACGAGATCCTCGGCGAGATCCACGGGGTCGGCCCGAAGTCGAAGACCGTCGAGTCGCAGCTCAACCACCTGGTCGCCACGCTCGGCGCGGAGCTGGACATCCTGCGCAAGATCCCGGTCGAGGAGATCGGCAAGGCCGGTGGCGAGGAGCTGCGCGAGGCGATCACCCGCCTCCGGCGCGGCGATGTGCGCCGGGTGCCGGGCTACGACGGCGAGTACGGCGTGATCACCCTCTTCGACCCGGGCGAGCTGCGCAATCGGACGAGTGCTCCGCAGGTCGAGACGCTGTTCGACATGCTCCCGAC is part of the Actinoplanes sp. NBC_00393 genome and harbors:
- the moaA gene encoding GTP 3',8-cyclase MoaA; this encodes MTPLADRFGRVATDLRVSLTDRCNLRCTYCMPAEGLAWMPQPQQLTDDEVSRLVRIAVEQLGVTEVRFTGGEPLIRRGLVRIVTEAAQLDPRPRLSVTTNGIGLDRIAAPLRDAGLDRVNVSLDTLDPARFHTLTRRDRHADVLSGLRAAAEAGLTPVKINTVLMRGVNDDEAPALLRFALDHGYQLRFIEQMPLDAQHQWDRHEMVTAEEILAALEPFGLQPDNVSRGTAPAETWLVPGHIDAAGEPARVGVIASVTRPFCGDCDRTRLTADGQVRNCLFATEESDLRKLLRDGAPDGEIAEAWRVAMWGKRAGHGIDDPSFLQPARPMSAIGG
- a CDS encoding MoaD/ThiS family protein, whose protein sequence is MLTVRYFAGARAAAGGTSSESVAAGSLDELTQVLVERHGERLGLVLKAASFLVDGLTCHDRQAALPGGATVDILPPFAGG
- a CDS encoding DUF6939 family protein, with product MPVHVASRRRKPESVRAAYPEATIVDVTSRGPEPWVRLSPFYPHGGIPVPLSAGAVSASVEGIWQALKVFEQADVDPSKLAVTSMTGLKRTVRRFGPVRGHRAGLLGEALLGYQEARQQIYLPAYRWMLEHRAQELVERLREMAGGDLVLLDYTTNGDLADTSSPLSHAALIARYIAGRWPG
- a CDS encoding VOC family protein, giving the protein MNQKPPDPEPGALESADGRPDRPATAERRLNRRQASEAVSDHGWRLVLGTLRTAVPVDSLRRAAEVAAAAVEACGSDADDHLHVDLRPNRVMLTLQTRTIATLTARDVAQAHQISAALHNAATHNLDPARQMSAAPHEADIPNPAPADRMSAALHDAADPDLDLGQLQILDIAIDALDIAAIRPFWKAVLAYVDKPGGDGTIIDPLGLSPVVWFQQMDAPRPQRNRIHFDIAVPHDVAEARVEAALAAGGRLVSADRAPAFWVLADAEGNEACVTTWEGRGD
- a CDS encoding metallophosphoesterase, whose product is MGFVAVVLLIIGLIHLYLWKRLVRDPLRPGWGRRVGTALIVLFALSVPVTLIGVRNGHFQWLSWPGYLWIAVMFYLLVTLAVLELPRLAAVLLWANRGRTPKEAQPATAASSAAPAGTSEAGLSKARLNEAVPVGPASDISDADGTSRSIAEAEPGDAKTDEGINRRLLLARGTAIFAGLTAASVTGYGVKTATGAPQIDRVQIPLAKLPRAMDGTRLAVVSDIHIGPLTGVNHARRIVQVINSVDADLVCVVGDLVDGSVAELGEFAAPLAGIESRRGAFFVTGNHEYYSGHEQWIDEVARLGLRPLRNERLEIEGLDLAGVNDLNGEEHGDAPDFARALGDRDPSRPVVLMAHQPVAAKEAAPFGVDLQISGHTHGGQMVPFNFLVKLQQPVVSGFGEVDGVPVYVTNGAGFWGPPVRVGAPPQVTVIELRTA